The following coding sequences lie in one Saccopteryx bilineata isolate mSacBil1 chromosome X, mSacBil1_pri_phased_curated, whole genome shotgun sequence genomic window:
- the NAP1L2 gene encoding nucleosome assembly protein 1-like 2, with amino-acid sequence MAESANNKELIECSQEEASNEVMMEGPGQEVEPVENAAAGPAEDGERCEEASSWSGEEGGTCEDPAASGEGREKGEDTDEDSDSDSDSDRPKGLIGYLLDTDFVESLPVKVKYRVLALKKLQTRVANLESKFLREFHEIERKFAEMYQPLLEKSRQIINAIYEPTKEECEYKSDYEDYDDEETYDDEEDLYGNEEDLVHEHMDQDDGYDDDYYDYDVEEDDDDDDDDDDDDDDIESTEEDNKEEEDPKGIPDFWLTVLKNVDTLTPLIKKYDEPILKLLTDIKVKFSDPDEALSFTLEFHFKPNEYFKNEFLTKTYVLKSKLAFYDPHPYRGTAIEYSTGCEIDWNEGKNVTIKTIRKTQKHRVWGTIRTVTENFPKDSFFNFFTLYGISSNGKEENDDFLLGHNLRTYIIPRSVLFFSGDALESQQEGVVREVNDAIYDKIIYDNWMAAIEEVKACCRNLEAMVEDIDR; translated from the coding sequence ATGGCCGAGTCCGCCAACAACAAGGAATTGATAGAATGCAGTCAAGAAGAGGCTAGTAATGAGGTGATGATGGAGGGGCCTGGGCAAGAGGTAGAGCCCGTGGAAAATGCCGCAGCTGGGCCTGCAGAGGATGGGGAGCGCTGTGAAGAAGCCAGTTCTTGGTCTGGGGAAGAAGGGGGAACATGTGAAGATCCTGCTGCGTCTGGGGAAGGCAGGGAAAAAGGTGAAGATACTGATGAGGACTCAGACTCAGACTCAGACTCAGACCGTCCAAAAGGACTTATCGGTTATCTTTTAGATACAGACTTTGTTGAAAGTCTACCTGTGAAAGTGAAGTACCGTGTGTTAGCCCTCAAAAAGCTTCAAACTAGAGTGGCGAATCTAGAATCTAAATTTCTGAGAGAATTTCATGAAATTGAGAGAAAGTTTGCTGAAATGTATCAACCCTTGTTGGAAAAAAGTCGTCAGATCATCAATGCAATCTATGAACCTACAAAAGAGGAATGTGAATATAAATCAGATTATGAGGACTATGATGATGAAGAGACATATGATGATGAGGAAGACTTGTATGGTAATGAAGAGGATTTGGTACATGAGCACATGGATCAGGATGATGGTTATGACGATGATTATTATGATTATGATGTtgaggaagatgatgatgatgatgatgatgatgatgacgatgacgaTGACATCGAGTCTACTGAGGAAgataataaagaagaagaagatccTAAAGGAATTCCTGATTTTTGGCTGACTGTCTTAAAAAATGTTGACACACTCACTCCTTTGATTAAGAAATATGATGAGCCTATTCTGAAGCTCCTGACAGATATTAAAGTGAAGTTTTCAGATCCCGATGAGGCTCTCAGTTTCACACTAGAATTTCACTTTAAGCCCaatgaatatttcaaaaatgagttTTTGACAAAGACCTATGTGCTGAAGTCAAAGCTAGCATTTTATGATCCCCATCCATACAGAGGGACTGCGATTGAGTATTCCACAGGCTGTGAAATAGATTGGAATGAAGGAAAGAATGTCACTATAAAAACCATCAGGAAGACACAGAAACACCGAGTCTGGGGAACAATCCGAACTGTGACCGAAAATTTCCCCAAGGATTCattcttcaatttctttactcTTTATGGAATCAGCtcaaatggaaaggaagaaaatgatgatttctTACTTGGTCACAATTTACGTACTTACATAATCCCAAGATCAGTATTATTTTTCTCAGGTGATGCACTTGAATCTCAGCAGGAGGGGGTAGTTAGGGAAGTTAATGATGCAATTTATGACAAAATTATTTATGATAATTGGATGGCTGCAATTGAGGAGGTTAAAGCTTGTTGCAGAAATCTTGAGGCAATGGTAGAAGACATTGACCGCTAA